The following are encoded together in the Streptomyces tsukubensis genome:
- a CDS encoding LysR family transcriptional regulator, with protein MDISSGNLRVLRQIAASGSFTEAATQLGYTQSAISRQAAALERSTGAVLFERRFDGVRLTPAGLALLRHAHTILDSVAAAERELTGAAPRTERVRLGVFMSAGAVILPPALAHLAAVGPQVEVTTVEGTTPGLLRALRAGSLDMALLTSRPPHRPSDGESPRLHIETVEETELLVGVASTGVLAGRTAVHVDELVDAEWIASPSSASEPLLGVWPGLPGRPRIAHSARDWLTKLGLVAGGFGLTTVPSRMAKVLPPGVNLLPVDGAPPEVRRILMARLPGRPSPGISAVARAVARS; from the coding sequence ATGGATATCTCCAGTGGGAACCTGCGGGTGCTTCGCCAGATCGCCGCGTCGGGGAGTTTCACCGAGGCGGCCACTCAGCTCGGCTACACGCAGTCGGCGATCTCCCGGCAGGCGGCGGCCCTCGAACGCTCCACCGGCGCCGTCCTGTTCGAGCGCCGCTTCGACGGGGTGCGGCTCACCCCCGCGGGTCTGGCCCTGCTGCGCCACGCCCATACGATCCTGGACTCCGTCGCGGCGGCGGAGCGCGAACTCACCGGGGCCGCCCCGCGCACCGAACGGGTGCGGCTCGGGGTGTTCATGAGCGCCGGGGCGGTGATCCTGCCTCCCGCGCTCGCACACCTCGCGGCGGTCGGCCCCCAGGTGGAGGTCACGACCGTCGAGGGCACCACACCCGGCCTTCTCCGCGCCCTGCGGGCAGGCTCCCTCGACATGGCGCTGCTGACATCCCGCCCTCCGCACCGGCCGTCGGACGGAGAGTCGCCGCGCCTGCACATCGAGACCGTCGAGGAGACCGAGCTGCTGGTGGGGGTGGCGAGTACCGGCGTCCTCGCGGGCCGCACCGCGGTGCACGTCGACGAACTGGTCGACGCGGAGTGGATCGCGTCCCCGTCATCGGCCTCAGAACCCCTGCTCGGCGTCTGGCCAGGCCTGCCGGGGCGGCCCCGTATCGCGCACAGCGCACGCGACTGGCTGACGAAGCTCGGATTGGTGGCAGGCGGCTTCGGCCTCACCACGGTCCCGTCCCGCATGGCGAAGGTGCTGCCGCCCGGCGTGAACCTGCTGCCCGTCGACGGCGCGCCCCCCGAGGTGCGCAGGATCCTGATGGCACGGCTGCCGGGCCGGCCGAGCCCGGGGATCTCGGCCGTGGCGCGGGCGGTGGCCCGGAGTTGA
- a CDS encoding superinfection immunity protein — protein sequence MFGKLGPVEAVVLTVVGLLVYLLPSIIAFRRGSPHRWAALAVNVILGATVIGWLVALYLATRRPRPMALPS from the coding sequence ATGTTCGGCAAGTTGGGTCCTGTAGAGGCCGTGGTCCTCACCGTCGTCGGGCTTCTGGTGTATCTGCTTCCGAGCATCATCGCCTTCCGCCGCGGAAGCCCTCACCGCTGGGCGGCCCTGGCCGTCAACGTCATTCTTGGTGCGACGGTGATCGGGTGGCTGGTCGCTCTGTATCTGGCCACCCGGCGCCCCAGGCCCATGGCGCTGCCGAGTTGA
- a CDS encoding STAS domain-containing protein: MTNALTVHTRTSSAGPVVELTGDLDHHTAPEVRAVLSGLPLAPGGQLVIDLARLSFCDSSGIGVLITARNHALAAQAVVVLAAVPARVSRIFRIVGLEQVFTTQPTAAAAEAAWVPPRKAARE, from the coding sequence GTGACCAACGCGCTGACCGTCCACACCCGCACCTCCTCCGCCGGCCCTGTCGTCGAACTGACAGGGGATCTGGACCACCACACCGCGCCGGAGGTACGTGCGGTGCTGTCCGGTCTGCCTCTCGCACCCGGCGGGCAACTCGTCATCGACCTCGCCCGGCTCTCCTTCTGCGACTCCAGCGGCATCGGTGTCCTGATCACGGCCCGCAATCACGCGCTGGCGGCCCAGGCTGTCGTCGTCCTGGCCGCGGTTCCCGCCCGTGTCAGCCGGATCTTCCGCATCGTCGGCCTGGAGCAGGTCTTCACCACTCAACCCACCGCGGCGGCGGCCGAAGCGGCCTGGGTACCGCCGAGGAAGGCAGCCCGGGAGTAG
- a CDS encoding PP2C family protein-serine/threonine phosphatase translates to MCTTDGSGDGEGPHPDNGPGDEHAMFSALLEDSAEDLYEHAPCGYLSTLLDGRIAKINTTLLDWLGYARADLVGRKSFSDLLTVGGRLYHETHFAPLLRMQGEVSGIALELRTADGDRRPVLVTSTVRTGEDGQPLLIRTTVFDARDRRAYETELLRARQESDRERERLQRLNTTLQKTLLPPAPAEVPGLEVAAHYHIASSDEVGGDFYDLFPLTAGSWGFFLGDVCGKGAGAAAITSLARYTLRAAAVYDPDPAAVLANLNTVLNHEYNGHDPRFCTVIFGLLTPDTERGRFRITLASGGHPPALLMRAGGHVGYLPTPGGQLVGVLPGAHITTTSIRLDPGDTLLLYTDGLTEAHNVGDEGRYGDEALLEFARALTPTTARDAVSAIRELLDTLGEGVDDDTAVLALGAPRPDAGEEHT, encoded by the coding sequence ATGTGCACGACCGACGGGAGCGGCGACGGCGAGGGCCCGCACCCGGACAACGGGCCGGGCGACGAGCACGCCATGTTCTCGGCGCTGCTTGAGGACAGCGCGGAGGACCTGTACGAACACGCGCCGTGCGGCTACCTCTCCACGCTGCTGGACGGCAGGATCGCGAAGATCAACACGACGCTGCTCGACTGGCTCGGATACGCGCGGGCCGACCTGGTGGGCCGCAAGAGCTTCTCCGATCTGCTCACCGTCGGTGGCCGCCTGTACCACGAGACCCACTTCGCGCCGCTGTTGCGCATGCAGGGAGAGGTCAGCGGCATCGCCCTGGAACTCAGGACCGCCGATGGCGACCGGCGTCCCGTCCTGGTCACCTCCACCGTCCGCACCGGCGAGGACGGCCAGCCGCTGCTGATCCGCACCACCGTCTTCGACGCCCGCGACCGCCGTGCCTACGAGACCGAGCTGCTGCGCGCCCGCCAGGAATCGGACCGTGAACGTGAACGCCTCCAACGTCTGAACACCACCCTCCAGAAGACACTGCTGCCGCCCGCGCCCGCGGAGGTGCCCGGCCTCGAAGTCGCCGCGCACTACCACATCGCCTCGTCCGACGAAGTGGGTGGCGACTTCTACGACCTGTTCCCGCTCACCGCGGGCAGCTGGGGGTTCTTCCTCGGTGACGTGTGCGGCAAGGGCGCGGGCGCCGCGGCCATCACCTCCCTGGCCCGCTACACCCTGCGCGCCGCCGCCGTCTACGACCCCGACCCCGCCGCTGTTCTCGCCAACCTCAACACGGTCCTGAATCACGAGTACAACGGCCATGACCCGCGGTTCTGCACCGTCATCTTCGGCCTGCTCACCCCCGACACCGAGCGGGGCCGCTTCCGGATCACCCTGGCCAGCGGCGGCCACCCCCCGGCCCTGCTGATGCGTGCGGGCGGTCACGTCGGCTACCTGCCCACCCCGGGCGGCCAACTCGTCGGCGTCCTGCCCGGCGCCCACATCACCACCACCAGCATCCGCCTCGATCCCGGCGACACTCTGCTCCTGTACACCGATGGCCTCACGGAGGCCCACAACGTCGGCGACGAGGGCCGCTACGGCGACGAGGCCCTGCTGGAGTTCGCACGGGCGCTGACCCCCACCACCGCACGCGACGCCGTCTCCGCGATCCGGGAGCTGCTGGATACGCTCGGTGAGGGTGTGGACGACGACACCGCCGTCCTGGCCCTCGGCGCTCCCCGCCCCGACGCCGGTGAGGAGCACACGTGA
- a CDS encoding alpha/beta fold hydrolase — MDVRSRNHVTVSGRADGPVVMLAHGFGCDQNLWRLVVPILEPDFTVVLFDHVGSGRSDLSAWSSERYSTMDGYAEDVTEIIHELALGPVTFVGHSVSAMMGVLAAARDPEAFAGLVLLAPSPCFIDDPDTGYRGGFSAEDINELLESLDANYLGWSGAMAPVIMGNPERPELGAELTNSFCRTDPDIARVFARVTFLSDNRADLAGVRVPTLVAQCSSDAIAPPEVGPYVQSQIQGSRLITLNATGHCPQLAAPEETAAAIASFAGALR, encoded by the coding sequence ATGGACGTACGCAGCAGGAACCATGTGACGGTCTCCGGCCGCGCCGACGGTCCGGTGGTGATGCTGGCGCACGGCTTCGGGTGCGATCAGAACCTGTGGCGGCTGGTGGTGCCCATCCTGGAGCCGGATTTCACCGTGGTCCTCTTCGATCACGTGGGCTCAGGGCGTTCCGACCTGTCGGCGTGGAGCAGCGAGCGTTACTCCACGATGGACGGTTACGCCGAGGACGTCACGGAGATCATCCATGAGCTGGCGCTCGGCCCCGTGACGTTCGTGGGGCACTCGGTGAGCGCGATGATGGGTGTGCTGGCCGCCGCGCGGGACCCGGAGGCGTTCGCCGGGCTGGTGCTGCTCGCCCCTTCGCCCTGCTTCATCGACGACCCGGACACCGGCTACCGGGGCGGGTTCAGCGCCGAGGACATCAACGAGCTGCTGGAGTCGCTGGACGCGAACTATCTGGGGTGGTCGGGCGCCATGGCCCCGGTGATCATGGGCAATCCCGAGCGCCCCGAGCTGGGGGCCGAGCTGACGAACAGCTTCTGCCGCACCGATCCTGACATCGCCCGGGTCTTCGCCCGGGTGACCTTCCTGTCCGACAACCGCGCGGACCTCGCCGGAGTGCGGGTACCGACCCTGGTCGCACAGTGCTCCAGCGACGCGATCGCCCCTCCCGAGGTCGGTCCCTACGTACAGTCGCAGATCCAGGGCAGCCGGCTGATCACCCTCAACGCCACCGGACACTGCCCACAGCTCGCCGCCCCCGAGGAGACCGCCGCCGCCATCGCGTCCTTCGCCGGAGCCCTCCGATGA
- a CDS encoding ferredoxin, giving the protein MTWHLRIDPELCIASGACAGTAPDLFVLDDVHARPVRERIPEGDERALDAADVCPAMAISVHDADGKEIGPRD; this is encoded by the coding sequence ATGACCTGGCACCTGCGTATCGACCCCGAACTCTGCATCGCGTCCGGCGCGTGTGCGGGCACCGCTCCCGATCTCTTCGTACTCGACGACGTCCACGCGCGTCCCGTGCGCGAGCGGATTCCCGAGGGCGACGAGCGCGCACTGGACGCCGCCGACGTCTGTCCGGCGATGGCCATCAGCGTGCACGACGCGGACGGGAAGGAGATCGGCCCCCGGGACTGA
- a CDS encoding cytochrome P450 produces MTTVESTPLAYPFNSTDNLNLSEAYERARDTPGLLRVRMAYGEPAWLATRYADARLVLGDARFSRAMGLQHDEPRASAGRRDSGILSMDPPDHTRLRTLVARAFTVRQVEKLRPQVKELTAGLLDEMEAAGPPVDLVDHYALPIPVAVICQLLGVPVEDRPKFRAWSDAALSTSSLTAEEFAVNREELRAYMSTLVADHREHPRDDLMTALVEARDNGDRLSELELVDLCVGILVAGHETTASQIPNFVLTLLDHPEELARLREDPGLVNSAVEELLRFVPLGSGAGQPRYAIEDIEVGGTLVAAGEPVLVAVGAANRDALRFSSPGTLDLARAGNPHIGFGHGVHHCLGAPLARLELQEALGALVTRFPGLRLAGDITWKAEMLVRGPRVMPVAW; encoded by the coding sequence GTGACGACCGTCGAGAGCACACCCCTGGCCTATCCCTTCAACTCCACCGACAACCTGAACCTGTCCGAGGCGTACGAGCGAGCCCGTGACACTCCAGGGCTGCTGCGGGTCCGGATGGCCTACGGCGAACCCGCCTGGCTCGCGACCCGCTATGCCGACGCCAGGCTGGTCCTGGGCGACGCGCGGTTCAGCAGGGCGATGGGTCTCCAGCACGACGAGCCCCGTGCCTCCGCGGGGCGGCGCGACAGCGGCATCCTGAGCATGGACCCGCCCGACCACACCCGGCTGCGCACGCTGGTCGCGCGGGCGTTCACCGTCCGCCAGGTCGAAAAGCTCCGGCCACAGGTGAAGGAGCTGACAGCGGGGCTGCTGGACGAGATGGAGGCCGCGGGGCCGCCCGTCGACCTGGTCGACCACTACGCCCTGCCCATCCCTGTGGCGGTGATCTGCCAACTCCTGGGCGTACCCGTCGAGGACCGTCCGAAGTTCCGCGCGTGGAGCGACGCGGCGCTGTCGACGAGTTCCCTGACGGCGGAGGAGTTCGCCGTCAACCGGGAGGAACTGCGCGCCTACATGAGCACGTTGGTCGCCGACCACCGCGAACACCCTCGCGACGACCTCATGACCGCGCTCGTGGAGGCCCGCGACAACGGCGACAGGCTCTCCGAGCTGGAACTGGTCGACCTGTGCGTCGGCATCCTCGTCGCCGGGCACGAGACCACCGCCTCACAGATTCCCAACTTCGTCCTCACCCTCCTCGACCACCCGGAGGAACTCGCACGGCTGCGTGAAGACCCCGGCCTGGTCAACAGCGCGGTCGAGGAGCTGCTGCGTTTCGTCCCGCTGGGCAGCGGAGCGGGTCAGCCGCGTTACGCCATCGAGGACATCGAAGTGGGCGGCACCCTGGTCGCGGCCGGCGAGCCGGTCCTCGTCGCGGTCGGCGCCGCCAACCGTGACGCGCTCCGCTTCTCCTCCCCGGGCACTCTCGACCTCGCAAGGGCGGGCAACCCGCACATCGGTTTCGGCCACGGCGTACACCACTGCCTGGGCGCGCCCCTGGCCCGCCTGGAACTTCAGGAGGCGCTCGGCGCGCTGGTCACCCGCTTCCCCGGTCTGCGTCTCGCGGGTGACATCACGTGGAAGGCCGAGATGCTGGTGCGCGGACCGCGTGTCATGCCGGTGGCGTGGTGA
- a CDS encoding TetR/AcrR family transcriptional regulator — MDTSGGAAEGGGPPDGGAKGGPGGRARDASATRARLLDAAATLFAERGYERATVRDIAARAGANQALIFRYFGSKRALLTEVMARDGQKQLRGTQPEHVFETALRGILSDGGGGGVGGGGGGGERGPGPGRSLEVYLRSIGSADSAPETVRALGDEYVTALAALSTSDDGVLRAELAMAWLLGIGLMRVVIKKEPLVNADPEEVCGLVLRVLERLFDEPQAAAEGAAAERTRQGRAPRPRVTSDE, encoded by the coding sequence GTGGATACGAGTGGGGGCGCGGCGGAGGGCGGCGGGCCGCCGGACGGGGGCGCGAAGGGCGGCCCCGGCGGGCGTGCGCGTGACGCGAGCGCGACCAGGGCGCGCCTGCTGGACGCGGCGGCCACACTCTTCGCCGAACGTGGCTACGAGCGGGCCACGGTCCGGGACATCGCAGCCCGCGCCGGTGCCAACCAGGCCTTGATATTCCGCTACTTCGGCTCCAAGCGGGCGCTGCTCACCGAGGTCATGGCGCGCGATGGCCAGAAACAACTGCGGGGCACACAGCCGGAGCACGTCTTCGAGACGGCGCTACGGGGAATTCTCTCCGACGGTGGCGGTGGCGGCGTCGGAGGCGGCGGAGGCGGAGGAGAGCGAGGACCCGGCCCCGGACGGTCCCTTGAGGTCTATCTCCGTTCGATCGGCAGCGCCGACTCCGCCCCCGAGACGGTACGGGCCCTCGGCGACGAGTACGTCACCGCCCTTGCCGCTCTCTCCACCTCGGACGACGGAGTACTCCGCGCCGAACTCGCCATGGCCTGGCTGCTGGGGATCGGCCTGATGCGGGTCGTCATCAAGAAGGAGCCGCTGGTGAACGCGGACCCCGAGGAGGTGTGCGGGTTGGTGCTCCGGGTGCTGGAGCGGCTCTTCGACGAGCCGCAGGCGGCGGCGGAGGGGGCGGCGGCGGAACGCACACGGCAAGGACGGGCGCCGCGGCCCCGGGTCACTTCCGACGAATGA
- a CDS encoding DUF998 domain-containing protein — MRLVPWWALVSSGCAPVLLIGGSALAERWQGPGYDPVTKTISVLAAYGAPGYWLMTGVLVGIGASYVVTAVGLRAAALAGRVALACAGLDAMVLTLAPAPLSGGSFGHGSVATVGFALLAVWPVLAADREGPAPWGLRPGVTATASAVMFACAAWLLVAVLTQGVIGVAERVLTFLQALWPLLVVVSCLGRAGRDRPLPWFSRRRPPPAPVVGRGRRGGQP; from the coding sequence ATGCGACTCGTTCCCTGGTGGGCCTTGGTCTCGTCGGGGTGTGCGCCAGTCCTCCTGATCGGCGGCTCGGCTCTCGCGGAGCGATGGCAGGGCCCCGGATACGACCCCGTCACGAAGACGATCAGCGTCCTGGCGGCCTACGGCGCCCCCGGCTACTGGCTCATGACAGGCGTCCTGGTCGGTATCGGCGCCTCGTACGTGGTCACCGCGGTGGGGCTCCGTGCGGCGGCGCTCGCGGGGCGGGTGGCGCTCGCCTGCGCAGGGCTGGATGCCATGGTGCTGACCCTGGCCCCCGCCCCGCTGAGCGGAGGCTCCTTCGGGCACGGATCCGTGGCCACGGTCGGGTTCGCCCTCCTCGCGGTGTGGCCCGTGCTGGCCGCGGACAGGGAAGGGCCCGCGCCCTGGGGGCTGCGGCCCGGTGTCACGGCGACAGCGAGCGCGGTGATGTTCGCCTGCGCCGCTTGGCTCCTGGTCGCGGTGTTGACCCAGGGGGTCATCGGTGTGGCCGAGCGCGTGCTGACCTTCCTTCAGGCGCTGTGGCCCCTGCTGGTCGTCGTCTCGTGCCTGGGACGAGCGGGGCGTGACCGTCCACTGCCGTGGTTCAGCCGTCGCCGTCCGCCCCCCGCCCCGGTGGTCGGTCGTGGGAGGCGCGGGGGTCAGCCGTGA
- a CDS encoding TetR/AcrR family transcriptional regulator, producing the protein MTLDPRALRPRKQPRQHRAELTRQRILVAAARVFSDYGYAAGTTNRIAQQAHISIGSLYQYYPNKDAILVELLMRHLDEGAIVIGGPEGEDPGDSLVDVIRAHVRAAIANHHHDPHLLRVMFEQAPRSPELSKKIAEREREVVAYVQEWIEGSPQARVEDTYVAARLVVSTVGAVVHQLLAAPDAVDPARLENGLVTMLTSYLTADPRASHDRPPGRGADGDG; encoded by the coding sequence CGCGCGCGCTTCGGCCACGTAAACAGCCACGTCAGCACCGGGCGGAGCTGACCAGACAGCGCATCCTCGTGGCGGCTGCTCGCGTTTTCTCCGACTACGGGTACGCCGCGGGGACCACCAACCGGATCGCCCAGCAGGCGCATATCTCGATCGGTTCGCTGTATCAGTACTATCCGAACAAAGATGCGATCCTCGTCGAGCTACTGATGCGGCACCTCGACGAGGGGGCGATCGTCATCGGAGGCCCCGAGGGCGAGGACCCCGGGGATTCCCTCGTGGACGTCATCCGCGCCCATGTACGGGCCGCGATCGCCAACCACCACCACGACCCGCACCTGCTGCGCGTCATGTTCGAACAGGCCCCCCGCTCGCCGGAGCTGAGCAAGAAGATCGCGGAGCGCGAGCGGGAAGTCGTCGCGTATGTCCAGGAGTGGATCGAGGGCAGCCCGCAGGCGCGCGTCGAGGACACGTACGTCGCCGCCCGGCTGGTCGTGTCCACGGTCGGAGCCGTCGTCCACCAACTGCTCGCGGCGCCCGACGCCGTCGATCCAGCCCGCCTTGAGAACGGGCTGGTCACCATGTTGACCAGCTATCTCACGGCTGACCCCCGCGCCTCCCACGACCGACCACCGGGGCGGGGGGCGGACGGCGACGGCTGA